Proteins encoded together in one Maricaulis maris window:
- a CDS encoding DUF547 domain-containing protein encodes MRRIFLAGIALMAFTVTPASLAQVQVAPDLSVFAEYNDDSNMVIDHEGWSVILRGIVLNVPPMDRDPERTRPVQTGTRINTANTTRYRHESNRIVYHVMNDEYREGITFLREDLEALPSQIGGLDRLNRDEQLAYWFNLYNVTIIEQTMLNYPVRWINRMEAYGTDENVFDAKILEVEGQRLSLNDIRHGIVYANWDDPRVMYGFFNGSVGSPELRRSAYTGAGIWQQLDATAREFVNALRGVEVSQRELRVSEAYDEARVLFPDFETDLRAHLLRFANEETAEQLRDDRPVAATVSDWQVADMINGSRRCTGVAGPSTMASYAFGSDPQSQPTGVVANCATMPTNAAILMSAVRERRIELLNEGRYGEVFTIDLPTLDTGSSTDADASETADEDGTE; translated from the coding sequence ATGCGTCGTATTTTCCTGGCTGGCATCGCCCTGATGGCCTTCACGGTCACCCCCGCAAGCCTCGCCCAGGTCCAGGTTGCGCCGGATCTGAGCGTGTTTGCTGAATATAACGACGACTCCAACATGGTCATCGACCATGAGGGCTGGAGCGTGATCCTGCGCGGTATCGTGCTCAATGTCCCGCCGATGGATCGCGATCCGGAACGCACCCGCCCGGTCCAGACCGGCACGCGGATCAATACGGCGAACACGACCCGCTATCGCCATGAGAGCAATCGCATCGTTTATCACGTGATGAATGATGAATACCGCGAAGGCATCACCTTCCTGCGCGAGGACCTTGAGGCCCTGCCGTCGCAGATCGGCGGTCTCGATCGTCTCAATCGCGATGAGCAACTGGCCTACTGGTTCAACCTCTACAACGTCACGATCATCGAGCAGACCATGCTGAATTATCCGGTTCGCTGGATCAATCGCATGGAAGCCTACGGGACCGACGAGAATGTCTTCGACGCCAAGATCCTCGAGGTCGAGGGCCAGCGTCTCAGCCTCAACGATATCCGCCACGGCATTGTCTACGCCAACTGGGACGACCCGCGCGTGATGTATGGCTTCTTCAACGGCTCCGTCGGCAGCCCGGAGCTGCGCCGCTCGGCCTATACCGGTGCCGGTATCTGGCAACAGCTCGACGCGACCGCGCGCGAATTCGTCAACGCCCTGCGCGGTGTCGAAGTCAGTCAGCGCGAGCTGCGGGTGTCCGAGGCCTATGACGAGGCCCGTGTGCTGTTTCCCGACTTCGAAACCGATCTTCGCGCCCACCTTCTGCGCTTTGCCAATGAGGAGACCGCCGAGCAATTGCGTGACGACCGCCCGGTCGCGGCCACCGTCTCCGACTGGCAGGTTGCCGACATGATCAATGGCTCGCGGCGCTGTACCGGCGTGGCCGGTCCATCGACCATGGCCTCCTACGCCTTTGGCAGCGACCCGCAGAGCCAGCCGACCGGTGTCGTCGCCAATTGCGCGACCATGCCGACCAATGCCGCAATCCTGATGTCGGCGGTTCGCGAGCGCCGGATCGAGCTGCTCAATGAAGGCCGCTATGGTGAAGTCTTCACCATTGATCTGCCGACGCTGGACACCGGTAGCTCGACCGACGCGGACGCGTCCGAAACCGCGGACGAGGACGGCACCGAGTAG
- a CDS encoding saccharopine dehydrogenase family protein produces MAEREYDVVVFGATGFTGRLVAEYLAETHTDVKWAMAGRSEAKLAEVRDLIGAPADTPLIVADSSDPASLDAMAARTSAVITTVGPYQLYGEPLVAACVKAGTDYVDLCGEPAWMHDIIGDYDAAARENGARIVLSCGFDSIPFDLGVFYLQQAAIKKTGAPITRVKGRVRKMKGTFSGGTAASFAETMKRAGKQPEIIEWLKDPFSLAPGFEGPAQPSGAKIIFEDDLDSWSAPFVMATINTKNIHRSNALLGHRYGEDFVYDEMFLTGPGEKGEGFAKMIAGDRSMQDNPPKPGEGPSQEERETGFYDVMFTGLTRDGERMTSSVSGQRDPGYGSTSRMIAEAGLCLAFDVDRDVTPGGVYTTAPALGDALIDRLQKFAGLTFKLEG; encoded by the coding sequence ATGGCAGAACGTGAATATGATGTGGTCGTGTTCGGAGCGACCGGCTTTACCGGTCGCCTCGTCGCGGAGTATCTCGCCGAGACCCATACCGATGTGAAATGGGCCATGGCGGGCCGGTCCGAGGCGAAGCTCGCCGAGGTGCGCGACCTCATCGGTGCGCCCGCCGACACGCCGCTGATCGTCGCTGACAGTTCCGACCCGGCCTCTCTTGACGCCATGGCGGCCCGCACCAGCGCCGTGATCACCACGGTCGGCCCCTATCAGCTCTATGGCGAACCCCTGGTCGCAGCCTGTGTCAAAGCCGGTACGGACTATGTCGACCTGTGTGGTGAGCCGGCCTGGATGCATGACATTATCGGCGACTATGACGCGGCGGCGCGCGAAAACGGTGCCCGAATCGTCCTGTCCTGTGGCTTCGACTCCATTCCCTTCGATCTCGGTGTCTTCTATCTGCAGCAGGCCGCCATCAAGAAGACCGGCGCGCCGATCACCCGCGTCAAGGGACGCGTGCGCAAGATGAAGGGGACCTTCTCGGGCGGGACGGCGGCCAGCTTTGCCGAGACCATGAAGCGGGCCGGCAAGCAGCCCGAGATCATCGAGTGGCTGAAGGACCCGTTCTCGCTCGCACCGGGCTTTGAGGGACCGGCGCAGCCGAGCGGCGCCAAGATCATCTTCGAGGACGATCTCGATTCCTGGTCCGCGCCTTTCGTCATGGCCACGATCAACACCAAGAACATCCACCGCTCGAATGCCCTGCTGGGTCATCGTTATGGCGAGGACTTCGTGTATGACGAGATGTTCCTGACCGGCCCGGGCGAGAAAGGCGAGGGCTTCGCCAAGATGATTGCCGGCGATCGCTCCATGCAGGACAACCCGCCCAAGCCGGGCGAAGGGCCGAGCCAGGAAGAGCGCGAGACCGGCTTCTATGATGTCATGTTCACGGGCCTGACGAGGGATGGCGAGCGGATGACCTCCAGCGTCTCCGGCCAGCGTGACCCCGGCTATGGCTCGACCTCGCGGATGATCGCCGAGGCCGGTCTGTGTCTCGCCTTCGACGTTGACCGCGACGTCACACCCGGCGGGGTCTACACCACCGCCCCCGCCCTCGGCGACGCCCTGATCGACCGCCTGCAGAAATTCGCTGGTCTGACGTTCAAGCTGGAGGGCTAG
- a CDS encoding mitochondrial fission ELM1 family protein — protein MSDPARTDTTIWVVSDGRRGIENQALGLAEAAQRALPHSTRVERVVARKDGFVTLPALSRPDIWIGCGRAAVPLARRHKRIFPDCVFAYVQDPRTRHDDFDLIAAPAHDRLTRPNAVTMIGSPNRITDEALIAARDAFTAQLDPLPGKRAAILIGGHSKRFKLDGASLRYLIARLDSLEAQDVSLMITVSRRTPPAARKRLREHFAGRDRVWYFDGEGENPYFAFLAAADWIFVTEESTNMLVEACATGTPVYVLPLSGTPGKFARLHADLEAYGAVRPYLGRLETWQYPPLQETRRIADILLDRFRQTRLALRREAA, from the coding sequence ATGTCTGATCCAGCACGCACCGACACGACAATCTGGGTGGTCTCCGACGGTCGCCGCGGGATCGAGAACCAGGCGCTCGGCCTCGCCGAGGCGGCGCAGCGTGCGTTGCCGCACAGCACCCGCGTCGAGCGGGTGGTCGCGCGCAAGGACGGCTTCGTCACGCTTCCGGCGCTGTCCCGGCCGGACATCTGGATCGGCTGCGGCCGCGCCGCCGTCCCGCTGGCCCGCCGGCACAAGCGGATCTTCCCGGACTGCGTCTTTGCCTATGTCCAGGACCCGCGCACCCGGCACGATGATTTCGACCTGATCGCCGCGCCCGCGCATGACCGCCTGACGCGACCCAACGCCGTCACCATGATCGGGTCTCCCAATCGCATCACCGACGAGGCGCTGATCGCCGCGCGCGATGCGTTCACGGCACAACTCGATCCGCTGCCCGGAAAGCGGGCCGCCATCCTGATTGGCGGCCATTCAAAGCGCTTCAAACTGGACGGCGCAAGCCTGCGCTATCTGATCGCCCGGCTCGACAGTCTGGAAGCGCAGGACGTGTCGCTGATGATCACGGTCTCCCGACGGACCCCGCCCGCCGCCCGCAAGCGACTGCGCGAGCACTTCGCGGGCCGCGACAGGGTCTGGTATTTCGACGGTGAGGGCGAGAACCCCTATTTCGCCTTCCTCGCGGCGGCAGACTGGATTTTCGTCACGGAAGAATCCACCAACATGCTGGTCGAGGCCTGCGCGACCGGTACGCCGGTCTACGTCCTGCCGCTGTCCGGCACGCCGGGAAAGTTTGCCCGCCTGCACGCCGACCTTGAGGCGTACGGCGCCGTACGCCCCTATCTCGGACGGCTTGAAACCTGGCAATACCCGCCCTTGCAGGAAACCCGCCGGATCGCGGACATCCTGCTCGACCGGTTCCGGCAGACCCGGCTCGCGCTTCGCCGGGAGGCCGCCTGA
- a CDS encoding M23/M56 family metallopeptidase, with protein MTGLLDAILVGAALSVVSGLLALVFAGWHMRRGHGGTGLWRAGRWAAVAPLLLAPVIYAIPEMSTQPMHAPLPMGPGVSPGLAAAALPAADPLAGLLATDWRLVLAVLYLAGLLVALGRSFMRHVRRKLLLADSREAPGMAQDYLSILAARVGVETPDFRLRDGLASPLLTGWTPVILASPALLDDTSASRYALTHELVHYRRGDEQDRLIGAALLALLWFHWPLRRIEHELHEAREIDCDAESLEALGGAERKPYAATLITMMRSPAQLVSAFGPDDRRHREMRIKAILSGRPARPSSRFLAVMLAGISVLPVACAQASLTERTQLAVDLNNPGDNHVVRFFSVDGADRDLHMEHALHVDPDVDVELHFAPDGSEGDPHEHDGVDGHMVFRDDEGHDFHFDPADGETGANAIFFDDEGGANIVFLGEADAESQRFVFIDEDGDITRLNEAPEGVWLDADGNEILPRAAAPAAPAAPVAPAAPARLPDLVDPETKPADFPRSLRRLSEPAPLAFPHPVTQGRTTSSYGNRPARPAGAPVFHGGMDIAAPTGTAVWAPDDGAVVHAQMGFNGSDRWGNTVVIQHADGWQTVYAHLDRIDVAVGDTLLAGSQIGTIGTTGASTGPHVHVELRHEGERVDPATRLTGQR; from the coding sequence ATGACCGGTTTGCTGGATGCCATCCTTGTCGGCGCGGCATTGTCGGTTGTGTCCGGCCTCCTGGCGCTGGTCTTTGCCGGCTGGCACATGCGTCGAGGCCATGGCGGGACCGGCTTGTGGCGGGCCGGACGCTGGGCGGCTGTCGCGCCGCTCCTGCTGGCGCCGGTCATCTACGCTATACCCGAGATGTCGACCCAGCCGATGCACGCCCCGCTGCCCATGGGACCCGGCGTCTCGCCCGGATTGGCGGCTGCGGCGCTGCCGGCGGCGGATCCGCTGGCCGGATTGCTGGCGACCGACTGGCGTCTGGTGCTTGCGGTGCTCTATCTCGCAGGCCTGCTGGTCGCCCTCGGCCGATCTTTCATGCGCCATGTCCGCCGCAAGCTCTTGCTGGCGGACAGCCGCGAGGCTCCCGGAATGGCCCAGGACTACCTCTCGATCCTGGCCGCACGCGTGGGTGTCGAGACGCCGGACTTCCGCCTGCGGGACGGGCTTGCCTCGCCCCTGCTGACCGGGTGGACACCGGTCATTCTCGCCTCGCCTGCGCTGCTCGATGACACCTCGGCCAGCCGCTATGCGCTGACCCATGAACTGGTCCACTACCGGCGCGGCGATGAGCAGGACCGTCTTATCGGCGCGGCGCTGCTGGCGCTGCTGTGGTTCCACTGGCCGCTGCGCCGGATTGAACATGAACTGCATGAAGCCCGCGAGATCGATTGCGATGCGGAAAGTCTGGAGGCGCTGGGGGGCGCAGAGCGCAAGCCCTATGCGGCGACGCTTATCACCATGATGCGAAGTCCGGCCCAGCTGGTATCGGCCTTCGGTCCCGATGACAGGAGACATCGAGAAATGCGTATCAAAGCCATCCTTTCGGGCCGTCCGGCGCGCCCATCCTCCCGCTTTCTGGCGGTCATGCTGGCCGGCATATCCGTGCTGCCAGTGGCCTGTGCCCAGGCCAGTCTGACCGAGCGGACCCAGCTCGCTGTGGACCTCAACAATCCCGGCGACAATCACGTCGTCCGTTTCTTTTCCGTCGACGGTGCTGACCGCGATCTGCACATGGAGCACGCGCTTCATGTTGATCCGGATGTCGATGTCGAGCTTCATTTCGCCCCGGACGGGTCCGAGGGTGATCCGCATGAACATGACGGCGTCGATGGTCACATGGTGTTCCGGGACGATGAGGGGCACGACTTCCATTTCGACCCGGCGGACGGTGAAACCGGTGCCAATGCAATTTTTTTCGACGATGAGGGGGGCGCGAACATCGTCTTTCTCGGCGAGGCGGACGCTGAGTCCCAGCGTTTCGTCTTTATCGATGAGGACGGCGATATCACGCGCTTGAACGAGGCGCCGGAAGGTGTGTGGCTGGATGCCGACGGCAATGAAATCCTGCCGCGCGCGGCGGCACCGGCGGCACCGGCTGCACCCGTCGCACCGGCTGCACCGGCCCGGCTGCCCGACCTTGTCGATCCGGAGACGAAGCCGGCGGACTTTCCCCGCAGCCTCCGCCGCCTCTCCGAGCCGGCCCCGCTCGCCTTCCCCCATCCGGTCACGCAAGGCCGTACCACGTCATCCTATGGCAACCGGCCCGCGCGACCGGCCGGAGCCCCGGTCTTCCATGGCGGCATGGACATCGCCGCGCCCACCGGCACGGCGGTCTGGGCCCCGGACGATGGCGCGGTTGTCCATGCGCAGATGGGATTCAACGGCTCCGATCGCTGGGGCAATACGGTCGTGATCCAGCATGCCGACGGCTGGCAGACCGTGTATGCCCATCTCGACCGGATCGATGTCGCGGTTGGGGATACCCTCTTGGCCGGTAGCCAGATCGGCACGATCGGCACCACCGGCGCCTCGACCGGTCCGCATGTTCATGTCGAGCTGCGTCACGAGGGCGAGCGCGTGGACCCGGCTACCCGGCTGACCGGTCAGCGCTGA
- the greA gene encoding transcription elongation factor GreA, with the protein MNKIPMTVAGQIALDEELKRLKTIERPAVIAAISEAREHGDLSENAEYHAAKERQGWIEGRVQELEDKLARAQVIDITKMSGDTVKFGATVTVLDEDTEQEATYQIVGEDEADVKAGKISISSPIARSMINKEVGDVAEVNAPGGLKSYEIMSVSWTS; encoded by the coding sequence ATGAACAAGATCCCGATGACCGTCGCCGGGCAGATTGCCCTCGACGAAGAGCTGAAACGTCTGAAGACCATCGAACGTCCCGCAGTTATTGCGGCGATTTCGGAGGCGCGTGAACATGGCGATCTGTCAGAGAATGCCGAGTATCATGCCGCCAAGGAGCGCCAGGGCTGGATCGAAGGTCGCGTGCAGGAGCTGGAAGACAAGCTCGCGCGGGCCCAGGTCATCGATATCACCAAGATGTCGGGCGATACGGTCAAGTTCGGCGCCACGGTGACCGTGCTCGACGAGGATACCGAGCAGGAGGCCACCTACCAGATCGTGGGTGAGGACGAGGCCGACGTGAAAGCGGGCAAGATCTCGATCTCCTCCCCGATCGCACGCTCGATGATCAACAAGGAAGTCGGTGACGTCGCCGAGGTCAACGCGCCGGGCGGTCTCAAGAGCTATGAGATCATGTCGGTCAGCTGGACCAGCTAG
- a CDS encoding LysR family transcriptional regulator: MDWDKLKTFHAAAQAGSLTKAADMLGLSQSAVSRQIAALEDDLGVTLFHRHARGLIPTEPGNLLYSAAHEIASKVAIAEAHVHDARDEPSGELKVTAPTALGAIWLAPRLAEFHDEYPNIRIRLMLDDHELDLAGLEAEVGIRPWPSTQNDLVQRKLLSVRQHLYASHAYIERHGSPSTPAELDDHAIIYYGPPQLAPIPGLDWAAKAGREDGAAPRPAVIEVNTIYGVMKAVEAGMGIAALPDYVARENQKLTRVLPELDGPDFEVYFVYPSELRGSRRIVAFRDFLIEQARRWQS, encoded by the coding sequence ATGGACTGGGACAAGCTGAAAACCTTTCACGCGGCCGCACAGGCCGGGTCCCTGACCAAGGCGGCCGACATGCTCGGCCTGTCGCAATCGGCTGTCAGCCGGCAGATTGCCGCGCTTGAGGATGATCTGGGCGTGACGCTGTTTCACCGTCACGCCCGGGGCCTCATCCCTACGGAACCGGGCAATCTGCTTTACAGCGCCGCCCATGAAATCGCCTCGAAGGTGGCCATCGCCGAAGCGCATGTCCACGACGCGCGCGATGAACCCTCCGGCGAACTCAAGGTCACGGCGCCGACCGCGCTCGGCGCCATCTGGCTGGCACCACGCCTCGCCGAGTTCCACGACGAATACCCCAATATCCGGATCCGGCTGATGCTGGACGATCATGAGCTGGACCTGGCAGGTCTCGAGGCCGAGGTCGGCATCCGGCCCTGGCCATCGACCCAGAATGACCTCGTCCAGCGCAAGCTCCTGTCGGTGCGCCAGCACCTCTATGCCAGCCACGCCTATATCGAGCGCCACGGCTCGCCCAGCACCCCGGCCGAGCTGGATGATCATGCCATCATCTATTACGGCCCGCCGCAGCTGGCACCGATCCCGGGACTGGACTGGGCGGCGAAGGCCGGCCGCGAAGACGGCGCCGCGCCGCGTCCCGCGGTGATCGAGGTCAATACGATCTATGGCGTGATGAAAGCCGTTGAGGCGGGCATGGGCATCGCAGCCCTGCCGGACTATGTCGCGCGCGAGAACCAGAAGCTCACGCGGGTCCTGCCCGAGCTCGATGGTCCGGATTTCGAGGTCTACTTCGTCTATCCCAGCGAACTGCGCGGTTCACGCCGCATCGTCGCCTTCCGGGATTTCCTCATCGAACAGGCGCGTCGCTGGCAGAGCTAG
- a CDS encoding Dps family protein, with protein sequence MSINMGLSDAQREAMAKAVTAVLADTYALYFKTHVYHWNITGPRFHDLHILFETQYNELWMATDVIAERIRALDVAAPRSYAEMTEAAAIKSGGEATEANDMLRDLLKGHETVVATIRKALALAAEHGDEATADILTPRLTEHEKSAWMLRSTVG encoded by the coding sequence ATGAGCATCAATATGGGTCTGTCCGACGCGCAACGTGAAGCCATGGCGAAAGCCGTGACCGCTGTGCTGGCGGACACGTATGCGCTCTATTTCAAGACGCATGTCTATCACTGGAACATCACCGGTCCGCGCTTTCACGACCTGCACATCCTGTTCGAGACGCAGTACAATGAATTGTGGATGGCAACCGACGTGATCGCGGAACGGATCCGCGCACTCGACGTCGCGGCACCGCGCTCCTATGCGGAAATGACCGAGGCTGCTGCCATCAAGTCCGGTGGCGAGGCGACGGAGGCCAATGACATGCTGCGGGATCTGCTCAAGGGGCATGAGACTGTGGTGGCCACGATCCGCAAGGCGCTTGCGCTGGCGGCCGAGCATGGTGACGAGGCCACGGCCGATATCCTGACGCCGCGTCTGACCGAGCATGAGAAATCCGCCTGGATGCTGCGCTCCACGGTCGGCTAG
- a CDS encoding aldo/keto reductase has protein sequence MLTREIGQSGIAVNAIGLGCMGLSEFYGPAIETKAGVALLHAAIEAGVNHFDTAQLYGMGANERLLGDAFHDRRDKVVIATKFGPVRDKTTGAFLDVDGSETNMRSAIEDSLRFLRTDHVDLYYLHRVDLKTPIEETVGAMAKLVEEGKVRALGLSEASAETLRRAHAVHPIAALQSEYSIFSRDIEDGSLKAVDEIGASLVAYSPLGRGLLTGRFTPDYTPGKGDFRAGASQPRFEAEALKANLELVEEVKAIAAARETNPAQIAIAWVLGRADNILTIPGTTKLANLQSNLAGAQIALTNDETARLNALADHVKGARYPASRASNINA, from the coding sequence ATGCTGACACGCGAAATCGGACAGAGCGGCATTGCCGTCAATGCCATCGGGCTGGGCTGCATGGGTCTGTCGGAGTTCTATGGACCGGCCATAGAGACCAAGGCCGGCGTGGCGCTCCTGCACGCGGCCATTGAGGCCGGGGTCAATCATTTCGACACGGCGCAGCTCTACGGCATGGGCGCCAATGAACGGCTGCTCGGGGACGCCTTTCACGACCGCCGCGACAAGGTCGTCATCGCGACCAAGTTCGGTCCCGTCCGTGACAAGACGACCGGCGCCTTCCTTGATGTCGACGGGTCAGAGACGAATATGCGCTCGGCAATCGAGGACTCCCTGCGTTTCCTCAGGACCGACCATGTCGACCTGTATTACCTGCACCGGGTCGACCTGAAGACCCCGATCGAGGAGACCGTCGGCGCGATGGCCAAGCTGGTCGAAGAGGGCAAGGTGCGCGCGCTCGGCCTGTCCGAAGCCTCGGCCGAGACCCTGCGGCGGGCTCATGCGGTCCATCCCATCGCCGCGCTGCAGTCGGAATACTCCATCTTCTCGCGCGATATCGAGGATGGATCCCTCAAGGCGGTCGACGAGATCGGGGCATCCCTGGTGGCTTATTCTCCGCTCGGCCGCGGTCTGTTGACGGGCCGCTTCACGCCTGACTACACGCCCGGGAAGGGTGATTTCCGGGCTGGCGCCAGCCAGCCACGCTTCGAGGCAGAAGCCCTCAAGGCCAATCTCGAACTGGTCGAAGAGGTCAAGGCGATTGCTGCGGCGCGCGAGACCAATCCGGCCCAGATCGCCATCGCCTGGGTGCTGGGACGGGCAGACAATATCCTCACCATTCCGGGCACGACCAAGCTCGCCAATCTGCAATCAAACCTCGCCGGAGCACAGATCGCGCTGACGAACGACGAAACGGCGCGGCTCAACGCGCTCGCGGATCATGTGAAAGGCGCCCGTTATCCGGCAAGCCGTGCGAGCAATATCAACGCCTGA
- the trxB gene encoding thioredoxin-disulfide reductase → MSETRHKRLIIIGSGAAGYTAAIYAARAMLEPTLIAGLQPGGQLTITTDVENYPGFADVIQGPWLMDQMREQAEKVGTEMISDIIVEADLKSRPFVLKGDSGTVYTADSVIIATGAQAKWLGLESEQKFQGFGVSACATCDGFFYRGKDVVVVGGGNTAVEEALFLTNFASKVTLVHRRDSLRAEKVMQDRLFKHPKIEVVWDSEVEEVLGDSDPAGVTGVRVKNVKTGATTDIPAHGFFVAIGHAPATELFLEQLETKDGGYLVVEPGTPKTSIPGVFAAGDVTDDVYRQAVTAAGMGCMAALEAERYLASQE, encoded by the coding sequence ATGTCCGAGACGCGTCACAAGCGCCTGATCATCATTGGCTCCGGCGCAGCCGGCTACACCGCCGCCATCTATGCCGCGCGGGCCATGCTGGAGCCGACCCTGATCGCCGGCCTGCAGCCGGGCGGCCAGCTGACCATCACCACCGATGTCGAGAATTACCCCGGTTTCGCGGACGTCATCCAGGGCCCCTGGCTGATGGACCAGATGCGCGAACAGGCCGAGAAAGTCGGCACGGAAATGATCTCCGACATCATCGTCGAAGCCGACCTCAAGAGCCGCCCCTTCGTGCTCAAGGGCGATAGCGGCACGGTCTACACCGCCGACAGTGTGATCATCGCCACCGGCGCCCAGGCCAAGTGGCTGGGCCTCGAGAGCGAGCAGAAATTCCAGGGCTTTGGCGTCTCGGCCTGCGCCACCTGCGACGGTTTCTTCTACCGCGGCAAGGACGTCGTTGTCGTCGGCGGCGGCAATACCGCCGTCGAGGAAGCGCTCTTCCTGACCAATTTTGCCTCCAAGGTCACGCTGGTTCACCGCCGCGACAGCCTGCGCGCCGAGAAGGTGATGCAGGACCGTCTGTTCAAGCACCCGAAGATCGAGGTGGTCTGGGACAGCGAAGTCGAGGAAGTCCTGGGCGACAGTGACCCCGCCGGCGTGACCGGTGTGCGGGTCAAGAACGTCAAGACCGGCGCCACGACCGACATCCCGGCACACGGCTTCTTCGTCGCCATCGGCCACGCCCCCGCGACCGAGCTCTTCCTTGAGCAGCTGGAAACCAAGGATGGTGGTTATCTGGTCGTCGAGCCGGGCACGCCCAAGACCTCCATCCCCGGCGTGTTCGCCGCCGGCGATGTCACCGACGATGTCTACCGGCAGGCTGTCACGGCTGCCGGCATGGGCTGCATGGCGGCGCTTGAAGCGGAACGCTACCTGGCATCCCAGGAATAG
- a CDS encoding BlaI/MecI/CopY family transcriptional regulator produces the protein MTAIAPSQAELAVLKHLWTAGPQSAREVQDGIAAATGWSYSTTRTLLARMTEKGLVARQDVHGLSVFEARVEKVTLMGRLIRDFAANVLDMDGPLPATTFAGSRLFSEEEAQALTALLEMSDETGKGEGQ, from the coding sequence ATGACCGCGATTGCCCCATCCCAGGCCGAACTGGCCGTTCTCAAGCATTTATGGACCGCGGGCCCGCAGTCGGCGCGCGAAGTCCAGGACGGCATCGCGGCCGCGACCGGCTGGTCCTACTCGACGACGCGGACCCTGCTGGCCCGGATGACCGAGAAAGGCCTGGTCGCACGACAGGATGTGCACGGGCTGTCCGTGTTCGAGGCCCGGGTCGAGAAAGTCACCCTGATGGGGCGGCTGATCCGCGACTTCGCGGCCAATGTCCTGGATATGGACGGGCCCCTGCCGGCCACCACCTTCGCCGGAAGCCGCCTGTTTTCCGAAGAGGAGGCGCAGGCGCTCACTGCCCTGCTCGAAATGTCTGACGAGACCGGCAAGGGAGAGGGGCAATGA
- a CDS encoding beta-lactamase hydrolase domain-containing protein yields MTLQDDAAIVARHENVWLASQPSPSDVEAWADAGARTVINSRTPEETASLPFDLAAAVEARGMRYVEMPIGGPYGADPSLTSALAGILASSEGPVVMHCRSGTRSAHLYAAHLIATDQAGDDPFDTMNWPGGRDASMVRALLPPPGE; encoded by the coding sequence ATGACCCTGCAGGACGACGCCGCCATTGTGGCGCGCCATGAAAATGTCTGGCTGGCCAGCCAGCCAAGCCCGAGTGATGTCGAGGCCTGGGCCGACGCCGGCGCGCGGACAGTCATCAACTCACGGACACCGGAAGAGACAGCCAGCCTGCCTTTCGATCTGGCGGCCGCGGTCGAGGCGCGCGGCATGCGCTATGTCGAAATGCCGATCGGCGGACCCTATGGCGCAGACCCGTCACTGACCTCGGCCCTCGCCGGGATACTCGCCAGCAGCGAAGGCCCGGTGGTCATGCACTGCCGGTCCGGGACACGGTCGGCCCATCTCTATGCCGCGCATCTGATCGCGACCGATCAGGCCGGTGATGACCCGTTTGACACCATGAACTGGCCGGGTGGCCGCGACGCCAGCATGGTCAGGGCCCTGCTGCCGCCACCCGGCGAATAG